One genomic segment of Scylla paramamosain isolate STU-SP2022 chromosome 11, ASM3559412v1, whole genome shotgun sequence includes these proteins:
- the LOC135105030 gene encoding uncharacterized protein LOC135105030 isoform X1, with amino-acid sequence MARGTLCGCSGAGVALLQLLLLLLGITNVLGAMLPPRLSSHHTIVRLQEGQEGYVLECNKDVGDDPISYRWLKDHKIVTGALGYAYRGYNKVLLALHTIEPHHAGIYVCEASNTAGVDSADIRIIVENQRRQHPKSEMEQPHTDEILIEVATSLSDVLAEGECKCDTMFFLHVSTDATEQTLPAQANLVHTIADQIISRTNRVSVMTYSDYTQSKLSFGEGTNKCALKNAFRDLSHQKWPTRLEVVLREAFKKFKKSKASCKVLFLPVFGTVGTEGPDITGAQNLKKLGVKIFILEVTPQPIAGVMEMASKRGDGYPYHWHVPQYIWPTIVMNMKYIAEEVVGCMGEEDIPGVCVGTDSPCTNDSMCRGVGYGCEDGRCVYKECNINPREPGCCNDDSPINRYWCGDVTSQCTSPANICDGTVQCMNGADEGHCWSNPCPRDKIARCQTSTLCLDLMDLCNGEPACPGGEDEDPRFCRSFPCPRDRPFRCRNGKCIAKENLCDGVFKDCDEGEDEFFEFCKSVHVCPSTRSFKCDYGKCISERMVCDGTYNCLDATDELVCDRKHCPAERPFKCLSGLCISMDQVCNGVIDGCDDGSDEQNCTNILCPPNRNFKCTNGKCIDGGLQCDGRNDCGDGTDEQNCPSPSPPPQVTPPPTCPPNMFTCDNGACIHESRICDGRNNCLDGEDEKNCQELECPASRPHRCKDGTCVVVTAPCDDIEDCPDGSDEINCTHTEYEEELYDGEDEYDLDFKTEGPPPMTNPATTTTTTTTATTPSVTKKTKPKKEKDEVETVMEDETSHEDETFIEAVPEETPTELEEPQNDVQDEKDMEAAETMLETMEGGEPAASSEQGVASSTCVTPAGILVLISLYIVNFCSTWMR; translated from the exons ATGGCGCGGGGGACCTTGTGTGGGTGCTCGGGAGCAGGAGTCGCCCTCctccagctgctgctgctgctgcttggcaTAACCAACGTCCTGGGAGCGATGT TGCCGCCTCGCCTCAGCTCGCACCATACCATTGTCAGGCtgcaggaggggcaggagggatACGTGCTCGAGTGTAACAAGGACGTGGGCGACGACCCCATCTCCTACCGCTGGCTTAAG GACCACAAGATCGTGACGGGGGCGCTGGGTTACGCCTACCGCGGCTACAACAAAGTGCTGCTCGCTCTGCACACCATCGAGCCCCATCACGCCGGCATCTACGTCTGCGAGGCTTCCAACACAGCGGGCGTGGACTCCGCTGACATCAGGATCATTGTGG AGAACCAAAGAAGACAGCATCCAAAGAGTGAGATGGAGCAGCCACACACGGATGAGATCTTGA TTGAAGTTGCCACTTCCCTGAGTGATGTGTTGGCTGAAGGGGAGTGTAAGTGTGACACAATGTTCTTCCTTCATGTGTCGACGGATGCCACTGAGCAGACACTTCCAGCTCAGGCCAACCTTGTGCACACCATTGCTGATCAAAT AATTTCAAGAACAAATCGGGTGAGTGTGATGACATACTCAGACTATACACAATCCAAGTTGTCTTTTGGAGAAGGTACAAATAAGTGTGCCTTGAAGAATGCCTTCAGAGACCTCTCACACCAAAAGTGGCCAACCCGCCTTGAGGTTGTGCTGCGGGAAGCTTTCAAGAAGTTCAAGAAGTCCAAGGCGAGCTGCAAAGTCTTGT TCCTGCCAGTGTTTGGCACTGTGGGAACAGAAGGACCTGATATAACTGGTGCACAAAATCTCAAGAAACTTGGAGTGAAAATCTTCATTCTGGAAGTCACTCCACAACCCATAGCGGGAGTAATGGAGATGGCATCCAAGCGTGGCGACGGCTACCCTTATCACTGGCATGTCCCACAGTACATTTGGCCCACCATTGTCATGAACATGAAGTACATTGCTGAGG AGGTGGTTGGCTGCATGGGAGAGGAGGACATCCCTGGTGTGTGCGTGGGTACTGATAGCCCTTGCACCAATGACTCCATGTGCCGCGGCGTGGGCTATGGCTGTGAGGATGGCCGTTGTGTGTACAAGGAGTGTAACATCAACCCTAGGGAGCCAG gGTGTTGCAATGATGACAGCCCCATCAACCGCTACTGGTGTGGGGACGTGACTAGCCAGTGCACCTCCCCTGCCAACATCTGTGACGGAACTGTGCAGTGCATGAATGGTGCTGATGAAGGGCACTGCTGGTCCA ACCCTTGCCCTCGAGACAAGATTGCCCGCTGCCAAACAAGCACATTGTGTCTCGACTTGATGGACTTGTGTAATGGTGAGCCGGCCTGTCctggaggagaggatgaagaccCTCGCTTCTGCAGGTCCTTTCCCTGTCCCAGAGACAGACCCTTCAG GTGCCGGAATGGGAAGTGCATTGCCAAGGAGAACCTCTGTGATGGAGTGTTCAAAGACTGtgatgaaggagaagatgaGTTCTTTGAATTCTGCAAGAGTGTCCATGTTTGCCCTTCAACCCGTTCCTTCAAGTGTGACTATGGAAAATGTATTTCTGAGAGGATGGTGTGTGATGGaacatataattgccttgatgCGACTGATGAACTGGTATGTGACAGAAAACACTGTCCTGCTGAGCGACCCTTCAAGTGCTTAAGCGGTCTTTGTATCAGCATGGATCAG GTTTGCAATGGTGTCATAGATGGCTGTGATGATGGATCAGATGAGCAGAACTGCACAAACATCCTCTGTCCTCCTAACAGGAACTTCAAATGTACTAATGGCAAATGCATTGATGG GGGTCTGCAGTGTGATGGGAGGAATGACTGTGGTGACGGCACTGATGAGCAGAACtgcccctcaccctcaccaccaccacaagtgaCGCCTCCACCCACATGTCCACCCAACATGTTCACATGTGACAATGGTGCCTGCATCCATGAGAGTCGG ATATGTGATGGAAGAAATAACTGTCTTGATGGCGAGGATGAGAAGAACTGCCAAGAGCTAGAGTGTCCAGCAAGCCGGCCACACCGCTGCAAAGATGGCACctgtgtggtggtgacagcacCCTGTGATGACATCGAGGACTGTCCTGATGGCTCAGATGAGATCAACTGCACTCATactgaatatgaagaagaattgTATGATGGGGAGGATGAGTATGACCTTGATTTTAAGACAGAGGGACCACCACCTATGACCaatcctgccaccaccaccaccaccaccaccaccgccaccacccctTCAGTCACAAAGAAGACAAAAcccaagaaggaaaaagatgaagtggAGACTGTGATGGAAGATGAAACAAGCCATGAAGATGAAACATTCATTGAGGCAGTACCTGAAGAGACACCAACAGAACTGGAGGAGCCACAGAATGATGTGCAAGATGAGAAGGACATGGAGGCAGCTGAAACCATGCTGGAGActatggagggaggagagccGGCAGCTTCCAGTGAGCAGGGAGTGGCGAGCAGCACCTGTGTGACCCCAGCAGGCATCCTTGTCTTGATATCTCTTTACATCGTCAATTTCTGCAGCACTTGGATGAGGTGA
- the LOC135105030 gene encoding uncharacterized protein LOC135105030 isoform X2 — translation MARGTLCGCSGAGVALLQLLLLLLGITNVLGAMLPPRLSSHHTIVRLQEGQEGYVLECNKDVGDDPISYRWLKDHKIVTGALGYAYRGYNKVLLALHTIEPHHAGIYVCEASNTAGVDSADIRIIVENQRRQHPKSEMEQPHTDEILIEVATSLSDVLAEGECKCDTMFFLHVSTDATEQTLPAQANLVHTIADQIISRTNRVSVMTYSDYTQSKLSFGEGTNKCALKNAFRDLSHQKWPTRLEVVLREAFKKFKKSKASCKVLFLPVFGTVGTEGPDITGAQNLKKLGVKIFILEVTPQPIAGVMEMASKRGDGYPYHWHVPQYIWPTIVMNMKYIAEEVVGCMGEEDIPGVCVGTDSPCTNDSMCRGVGYGCEDGRCVYKECNINPREPGCCNDDSPINRYWCGDVTSQCTSPANICDGTVQCMNGADEGHCWSNPCPRDKIARCQTSTLCLDLMDLCNGEPACPGGEDEDPRFCRSFPCPRDRPFRCRNGKCIAKENLCDGVFKDCDEGEDEFFEFCKSVHVCPSTRSFKCDYGKCISERMVCDGTYNCLDATDELVCNGVIDGCDDGSDEQNCTNILCPPNRNFKCTNGKCIDGGLQCDGRNDCGDGTDEQNCPSPSPPPQVTPPPTCPPNMFTCDNGACIHESRICDGRNNCLDGEDEKNCQELECPASRPHRCKDGTCVVVTAPCDDIEDCPDGSDEINCTHTEYEEELYDGEDEYDLDFKTEGPPPMTNPATTTTTTTTATTPSVTKKTKPKKEKDEVETVMEDETSHEDETFIEAVPEETPTELEEPQNDVQDEKDMEAAETMLETMEGGEPAASSEQGVASSTCVTPAGILVLISLYIVNFCSTWMR, via the exons ATGGCGCGGGGGACCTTGTGTGGGTGCTCGGGAGCAGGAGTCGCCCTCctccagctgctgctgctgctgcttggcaTAACCAACGTCCTGGGAGCGATGT TGCCGCCTCGCCTCAGCTCGCACCATACCATTGTCAGGCtgcaggaggggcaggagggatACGTGCTCGAGTGTAACAAGGACGTGGGCGACGACCCCATCTCCTACCGCTGGCTTAAG GACCACAAGATCGTGACGGGGGCGCTGGGTTACGCCTACCGCGGCTACAACAAAGTGCTGCTCGCTCTGCACACCATCGAGCCCCATCACGCCGGCATCTACGTCTGCGAGGCTTCCAACACAGCGGGCGTGGACTCCGCTGACATCAGGATCATTGTGG AGAACCAAAGAAGACAGCATCCAAAGAGTGAGATGGAGCAGCCACACACGGATGAGATCTTGA TTGAAGTTGCCACTTCCCTGAGTGATGTGTTGGCTGAAGGGGAGTGTAAGTGTGACACAATGTTCTTCCTTCATGTGTCGACGGATGCCACTGAGCAGACACTTCCAGCTCAGGCCAACCTTGTGCACACCATTGCTGATCAAAT AATTTCAAGAACAAATCGGGTGAGTGTGATGACATACTCAGACTATACACAATCCAAGTTGTCTTTTGGAGAAGGTACAAATAAGTGTGCCTTGAAGAATGCCTTCAGAGACCTCTCACACCAAAAGTGGCCAACCCGCCTTGAGGTTGTGCTGCGGGAAGCTTTCAAGAAGTTCAAGAAGTCCAAGGCGAGCTGCAAAGTCTTGT TCCTGCCAGTGTTTGGCACTGTGGGAACAGAAGGACCTGATATAACTGGTGCACAAAATCTCAAGAAACTTGGAGTGAAAATCTTCATTCTGGAAGTCACTCCACAACCCATAGCGGGAGTAATGGAGATGGCATCCAAGCGTGGCGACGGCTACCCTTATCACTGGCATGTCCCACAGTACATTTGGCCCACCATTGTCATGAACATGAAGTACATTGCTGAGG AGGTGGTTGGCTGCATGGGAGAGGAGGACATCCCTGGTGTGTGCGTGGGTACTGATAGCCCTTGCACCAATGACTCCATGTGCCGCGGCGTGGGCTATGGCTGTGAGGATGGCCGTTGTGTGTACAAGGAGTGTAACATCAACCCTAGGGAGCCAG gGTGTTGCAATGATGACAGCCCCATCAACCGCTACTGGTGTGGGGACGTGACTAGCCAGTGCACCTCCCCTGCCAACATCTGTGACGGAACTGTGCAGTGCATGAATGGTGCTGATGAAGGGCACTGCTGGTCCA ACCCTTGCCCTCGAGACAAGATTGCCCGCTGCCAAACAAGCACATTGTGTCTCGACTTGATGGACTTGTGTAATGGTGAGCCGGCCTGTCctggaggagaggatgaagaccCTCGCTTCTGCAGGTCCTTTCCCTGTCCCAGAGACAGACCCTTCAG GTGCCGGAATGGGAAGTGCATTGCCAAGGAGAACCTCTGTGATGGAGTGTTCAAAGACTGtgatgaaggagaagatgaGTTCTTTGAATTCTGCAAGAGTGTCCATGTTTGCCCTTCAACCCGTTCCTTCAAGTGTGACTATGGAAAATGTATTTCTGAGAGGATGGTGTGTGATGGaacatataattgccttgatgCGACTGATGAACTG GTTTGCAATGGTGTCATAGATGGCTGTGATGATGGATCAGATGAGCAGAACTGCACAAACATCCTCTGTCCTCCTAACAGGAACTTCAAATGTACTAATGGCAAATGCATTGATGG GGGTCTGCAGTGTGATGGGAGGAATGACTGTGGTGACGGCACTGATGAGCAGAACtgcccctcaccctcaccaccaccacaagtgaCGCCTCCACCCACATGTCCACCCAACATGTTCACATGTGACAATGGTGCCTGCATCCATGAGAGTCGG ATATGTGATGGAAGAAATAACTGTCTTGATGGCGAGGATGAGAAGAACTGCCAAGAGCTAGAGTGTCCAGCAAGCCGGCCACACCGCTGCAAAGATGGCACctgtgtggtggtgacagcacCCTGTGATGACATCGAGGACTGTCCTGATGGCTCAGATGAGATCAACTGCACTCATactgaatatgaagaagaattgTATGATGGGGAGGATGAGTATGACCTTGATTTTAAGACAGAGGGACCACCACCTATGACCaatcctgccaccaccaccaccaccaccaccaccgccaccacccctTCAGTCACAAAGAAGACAAAAcccaagaaggaaaaagatgaagtggAGACTGTGATGGAAGATGAAACAAGCCATGAAGATGAAACATTCATTGAGGCAGTACCTGAAGAGACACCAACAGAACTGGAGGAGCCACAGAATGATGTGCAAGATGAGAAGGACATGGAGGCAGCTGAAACCATGCTGGAGActatggagggaggagagccGGCAGCTTCCAGTGAGCAGGGAGTGGCGAGCAGCACCTGTGTGACCCCAGCAGGCATCCTTGTCTTGATATCTCTTTACATCGTCAATTTCTGCAGCACTTGGATGAGGTGA